In Motilibacter aurantiacus, the sequence GGCGAGGGTGCCCATCATCGGGGCGTCGCCCTCGTTGAACAACGGGGTGCTCGGGTCGTCGAGCGGCGTGTTCAGGGCCGGGGAGTAGTAGACGTACACCCAGCGGTTCTCGGCGAAGTTCGGGTCGACGGCGATGCCCTGCAGGCCCTCTTCGTCGTGCTGGTAGAGCCCGGCGGGGGCCTCGCGGAAGTCCGCGACGAGGGTGTTGAGCCCGGTCCGGGGGTCGTTGACCCGCAGCTGCCCCGTGCGGGCGCTGTGCAGGACGCGGCGGTCGGGAAGGACGGCGAGCGCCATGGGCTCACCGGGGTCCTCGTTCAGCGGGACCCGCTGGAAGTCTGCGGCGGGCGGCATCGGCCGGGTGGCCGGCCCGCGAACGGCGTTGGCGGTGGTGGGCGCGGCGATCGCCGCTGCTCCGAGAGTGACTGCTGCGCAGGTTAGAGCGACTGCTCTCCGCATGAGCTCTAGGTTCCTTTCGTTGATCTTCGTCGACCAACACGCAAGCGCCGGAGGCTTGGATGGCGTCCGGCCAAGGCGGCCTGGCGAGGGCCGACCTCCTCCTTCCCGGCGACGCCGGACCCGGGGTACAGGGGGGACATTAACCCTCATGTCAACCGGGTCAAGGGGCTCCGCAGCCCGCGAGCGGAAACGATTGCTGTCCGCCGTCGCGAGCGCGCTCCTCCGTGAGCAGATGCTTCGCGGGACCAACCGTTCGCCGAGGAGCCCCGGGCCTCTGTTCCTCCCGCACGCAACGGTATTTGCGCAACATTCACGTGCGCTGCCAGCGGTTCCCCGCAGCCGACGCCCCGGCGGGAGCGGGGCCACAATGGAGGGGTGAGCGACTGCTGCGGGCCGTCCGTCCCGACGCCGACCGCCCTCGGGACCGCACCCCAGGGCGCCCCTCTCGACCTGCTGCCCGAGAGCGCCCGGCCACTGCCCTTCGACGTCCCGGCCCGCTCCCCGAAGGACGTGGCCCGCGGGATGGCGCGGATCGCCGGCGGCGAGTTCCTCATGGGCGGCGACGACCCCGACCAGTTCCCCGCCGACGGGGAGGGCCCGGTCCGCGCCGTGCGGCTGTCGGCGTACCTCATCGACACGACCGCGGTGACCAACGCGCAGTACGCGACCTTCGTGAAGGCGACCGGCTACGTCACGGACGCCGAGCGTTACGGCTGGTCGTTCGTCTTCCACCTGCTGCTCGGCCCCGACGCCGCCCCGCACGTCATGGACGGCAGCGTCCCGAGCGCGCCCTGGTGGCGGGCCGTGCGCGGCGCGTCCTGGCGCAGTCCCGAGGGCCCCGGCTCCGACGTGTCGTCCCGGCAGAGCCACCCCGTCACCCACGTGTCGTGGCACGACGCGGCGGCGTACGCGGCCTGGGCGGGCAAGCGGCTGCCGACGGAGGCCGAGTGGGAGATGGCCGCCCGGGGCGGCCTGGAGCAGGCCCGGTTCCCGTGGGGCGGCGAGCTGACCCCGCGCGGCCAGCACAGGTGCAACATCTGGCAGGGCACGTTCCCCACGGTCAACACCCAGGAGGACGGCTACGTCGGCACCGCGCCCGTGAAGGCGTACCGGCCCAACGCCTACGGTCTCTACAACACCTCGGGCAACGTCTGGGAGTGGTGCTCCGACCGCTGGAGCACCAGCTGGCACGCGGAGGAGCGGGAGGAGACCCGGGTCGACCCGGAGGGCCCGCCGACAGGTGAAGCCCGTGTCGTGCGTGGCGGGTCGTACCTCTGCCACGCGTCCTACTGCAACCGCTACCGCGTCGCCGCCCGCACCTCGAACACGCCCGACTCGACCACCGGGCACATGGGCTTCCGGTGCGCCGCTGACGTCACCGCCTGACCTCTTGACCTGCAGCGGGGCGCCCTGCCTCAGGCCCGCAGCCGGGCAGCCACCGTCGGGATGACGACGGCCGCCGCGACCAGGTGGGTCAGCATCAGCAGCGCGCGCGTCGGCCACGCCGCGTCGGCGACGAGGTCGGGGACCAGCGAGAGCGCGGTCAGGGCCACCGTGGCACGCACGAACGTCCGGCGCGGGCGGGCCGCCCACCGCGCCAGCACGGCGGCGAGCACGAGCCCGATCGCCGAGCAGATCGCGGTCAGCACCGCGAACCCGGACACCGGGATCGGCGCCCCGGACACGTCCAGGCTCACGCCGGCAGCCTTGCCCGTCGCGGCGACGGTCATGGTGGCGGCGCTGGCCACGAGCGTGGCGGCGAGAGCTTGGAGCAGGAAGGGCAGCCGCTGCCCGCGGGGCAGGCTCGGGGTGTACGCGGGGGCGGTAGTGGTGGCCATGTCGACTCCTCCGGCGCGGGGCCGGCGAGGTACCGGCCGCTCGTCGGTGCGACGAGCGGGCCAGGCCGGTTTCGACACAGGGGTCGAAGAACTTCCTCGTGGTGTCGGGAAGAGACCGCTTGCGGGCACGAGCGCGTCTCCGATGGGTCGGGGGACACCCCTCGCCCAGGTGTCGCCCGCCAGCAGCCCGCACCTTCGCCGTCGCCGCCGTGGCGCCGGAGCGGTGTCGGCCTTCTGCCCCGGTCAACCGGTGCAAGCAGCGTGGACGACAGGGGGGCAGCAGGTGAAAGAGCCGGAGGGGTGGCAGGAGGACGTCCTGGCCCGCCGGGCAGCGCTGCTGCGGACCGCGCGGCTGCTCACCGGGGGCCCGACTGGCCGAGGACCTGGTGCAGACCGCGCTGGCGAAGGTGTGGCCGCGCCGGCCCGCTGTGACGTGCAGAAGCGCTGCGGCCGGGCCGGCCCTCCCGGCGGCTCCCTCACCTGGGACGACGTGCTCGGAACGGGACGAGCGGCGGCCAACCGGCGCCGGGCCTGCCCGACGGACGCCGACGCGGGCACCCGTTGCGCAGCAGCGCCGGCCGTCCGGCCCCGGGCCCTCGGGCCCGGGGCTCCGCCCACCAGGGCTCAGACGTTGCTGTCCCGGTCCTCGGGCTTCTTCGACGTCTCGATCTCGGTCTCGGTCAGCGGCGCGCCGCTGAGCTCCTCGGACGCGCCGCGCTCTACGCCCTCAGGCGCCTGCTCGCTCATGCGTCCCGGCCTCCTCGTCTCGGTTGCGCTGGTCAGCCCGAGGAGTACCCCGTCGACGGTGTCGTGCACCTGAGGCGCCCACCGATCGGACACCGTCCTCGCGGTCCTCGGCCGCCTGCAGCCGGGCGAGGATCGCCTCGGCGCCGCACCGGGAGCGTGCGGGCCGCCGTGTCGGCCTCGAGCCTTCCGGCCGCCTGCTAGCGCGCCACGAGCGCGATGAGCTCGTCCAGCGATGGACGGGCTGCAGGTGCAGTGGCTGCTCGACCCCGCCGTCGACCTCGATGCGGCGCTCACCACGTTCTACGCGCCCTACCTCCTGCGCACCGGCGCCGTCCCCGGCCGATAGCCGCGGACCACCCCTGCCGTCGGCCGCACCGTGGAGCAGGACGCCACGCTCGCTCGTTGAGGACGGGAGGAAGGGCCCTGTCGCCGCGCCAGCAGTGTGCGACGCTGGAGGACGACCGGTCGAGGAGGGACGTGCAGGGCAGAGCGGGGACGCGCGGGAGCTCGGGCGCGCTCCTCGCTGCCGTCACCGCGGCGTACGCGACCGGCGGGTTCGTGGCCCTGCGCGCGGACAGCGCCGGGGACACCCCTCCCGTCGCCGCCCTCGCGGTCGGCGGCATCGCCCTCGCCCTGTTGCTCTGGCCGCTCGCGGCGCGCACGACCCGGGTCCTCGCGCTGACCGCCGTCCTCGCGGTGGCCCAGATCGGCGCCCAGGCGCTGACGCTGGCCGCCAGCGGCTCGCTCACCACCCACGGCGCGCGCGCCATCGTCTGCTGCCCGCCGACCCCGGCCCCGGGGGCCGGCCCGTTCGCCACGCTCACCGCCCAGGCGGGCTGGGGGCTGTTCGCCGCCCAGTTGGGCGCCTGCCTGGTGCTCGCCCTGCTGCTGCGCGGCGCCCGCCGGCTGGTCGACGGCGCGCTGGACGCCCTCGCGGACGCCGGACGGCTGCTCACGATCCCGCTGCGGCGACTCCTCGACCTGCTCGCCGCGCTCCTCCTCCCGGGCACGCCCGCCGGCCCGCGCCGGGTGCGCGGGGGCCACGACGCCCCTGTCCCGCTCGCGGGCCTGGTCCTGGCCCGGGCGACGGCCCGGAGGGGCCCGCCGAGGGCCCGGGCGCCGCGCCGCGCCCTGCCCAGCCACCTCACCCCGGCCTGACGGCGGGCGACCCGCGACACGGAGCCCGCCGCGGCCCCCTTCCGTGTCCGGAGATGCCTGATGTCCCCTTCTGCCGTGTCGGTACCGCCGACGCCGTCCGCCCCGGCCCTGCCGACTCCCCCGTCCACCTCCTCCCGGCTGCGCCCCGCCCTGGAGTGGTGTGCCGTCCCCGCGCGGCTGCTGCTCGCCGGCGTCCTCGGGTACGCCGCCGTCACCAAGATCGGCGACCCCGCCGCGACCGTGCGCGCGGTCCGCGCCTACGACCTGTTGCCCGGCTGGCTCGAGACCCTCGTCGGGCGCGGGCTGCCCGCGTTCGAGCTCGTGCTCGCCCTGCTCCTCCTCACCGGCGTCGCCCTCCGCCTGGCGGCTTCGGTCACGGCGGGCCTGCTCGTCGTGTTCCTGATCGGCATCGTCAGCGCCGCCGCCCGCGGCCTCGAGATCGACTGCGGCTGCTTCGGTGGGGGCGGCCCGACCGAGGACCCGGCGTACACCGCCGAGATCGTGCGCGACTCGCTGCTGCTCGCGCTCGCCGTGGGGCTCGCGGCCCTCGGCACCTCCCGGCTCGCGCCGCGGCCTCGCGCGCCGCAGCCGCCCGCCGCGACCGAGACGGGCTCCTCGCGCACCGCGGCCCGGCGCGCGCAGGCCGAGAAGGCGCGCTACGCGTCCGCGCTCGACGCGCACCGCTCCCGCCTGCGGCTGGTCTCGCTCGGCGCCGCTGTCGCCCTGCTCGCGGCCCCGCTGGCCGCGATCGCCGTCGCCGAGGCGACCGAGCCCGCCCCGCCGGTCGTCGTGCCGGCGGCGGCCACCGCCTCCGGCGGGATCGCGGTCGGCTCCGCGTCGGCCCCGCGCACGCTCGTGGTGTTCGAGGACCCGCAGTGCCCGTACTGCGGGGAGCTCGAGCGCGGCGAGTCGGCCGACGCCATCGCGGCGGCGGTCGAGGCGGGCAGCGTTCGCGTGGAGTACCGGCTGCGCAGCTTCCTCGGCGACGAGTCCGTGCGCGCCGTTGCCGCCCTGGCCGCCGCGTCGGACGAAGGCAAGTTCCCCGAGTTCCACCGCGCGCTCTACGAGCACCAGCCCGAGGAGCGGACGGGCGGCTACACCGTCGAGGACCTGCTGGAGATCGGCCGCGGCGTCGGCCTGACGGGCGACAGCTTCGAGCAGGCGGTGCGCTCGCAGAAGTACGCCCCTTGGGCCCGGCAGGTCGACGAGCAGGCCAGCAAGGACGGCAACACCAGCACTCCGCAGCTGCGGCTCGACGGCTCGGTGGTCGACGCCGACACGATGTTCGACGCCGGCGCCCTGAGGACGCTGCTGGGCTGAGGCCGCCGGAGCGCTGCGCACGTCGCCGCGTGCGCAGCGCTCCGGCCCCGCTAGCCTCCCGGCGGATCCGAGGCTGCGGAGGCGTACGTGGCGGTGCCGCTCGAGAAGGTCCCACCGGGGCTCGTGGACCTGACGGAGCGGGCCGCGGGCAGCCTCGACAAGCACCGGCTCGCCGGCCACCGGGCGCGCGTCGTCCTGGCCGTCGACCACAGCGGCTCGATGCGCCCGCTCTACCGCAGTGGCCGGGTGCAGGCGCTCGCGGAGCGGGTGCTCGCGCTCGCCACCCGCCTGGACGACGACGGCGCGATAGACGTCGTCCTGTTCGGGACCGAGGCCTGGCGCGCCGGCGCGCTGACGCTGGCCGACTACCGCGGCGGGATCGACCGGATGACCGCCGGGCACCGGTTGGGGCGCACGAACTACGCGGGGGCCATGCACCTCGTGCGCGACATCGCGGGAGCGGGCGACCCGTTCGCGGACCCCTCGGGGGCGTACGCCGTCCCGACGCTCTGCCTCTTCCTCACCGACGGCGCCCCGGACTCACGCACCGCGGCGACCGCGCAGCTCGTCGCCGCCAGCGCGGAAGGCGTCTTCTTCGCGTTCCTCGGCGTCACCGCGAGCCCGGAGGACGCGAAGCCCGCGCGCTTCGACTACCTGCGCCGGCTCGACACCTCCGTCCCCGGCCGGCTCGTGGACAACGCGTCCTTCGTGGAGGCCGACGACGTCGACGCGCTGGACGACGACACGCTGTACGACGCGATCCTGCACGAGTACCCGACGTGGCTGCCGCCGGCCAGGGCGCACGGGCTGGTGCGCTGACTCTCGCGGTGTCAGGGGCACTTCCGCGGTGTCCTGCCACCGCGAAGGACTCCCTGGCACCGCGGGCGTGCACGACCGCCGCTCAGGGCGCCCGAGCCCGCCGGGCGCGACGTCGCGGGGCGTCGTGCACAGCTGACTTCCCCGGCGCGAAGGGCACGTGCGCGGTGGCAGGACACCGCCTTCGTCCCCGTGGCGCCGCGGACGTCACCTCACCCGCCCGCCGCCGGCCGCCCCCCGCTCGGCGGCTGCCCGCCCATGCCGCCCGGCGCCCCGCCACCACTGGGCGGCTGCCCGCCCCCGGTCGGGGTGGTCCTGGTGTCGACGCGGACCGGCAGGGAGACGGTGAGCCCGGCCGACACGTCCCCGGTGACGGTTGCGAGCTGCAGCGCCCCGCCGTCGTCGCCGAAGACGTTGTCGCTGTCGAGGCTGACCTTCGCGAGGTTCGTCACCGAGGCCTCGTAGCCGGGCTGGGCGTACACGGTCTCGCAGGTCGACCTGGGGAGCGCGACCTGCGACGTGGCGATCACGTTCGCCACATCGGTGATGCTGTCGGCGTCCGGATAGACCTCGAAGTGGATGTGAGGCCACCGCCCGTCGTAGCAAGCGGGAAAGACGCTGGTGAACCGCACCGTGCCCGCGGAGTCGGCGATCTGCACGCCGCGCAGGAAGTTCTGGTCCGTGACGCCGTCGGAGTACATCGAGTAGCCGCCCTCGCGAGTGCAGTGCCACACGTACACCGCCACCCCCTCGAAGGGGGAACCGCCGTTCGCGAGATCCGCAACCGTGAGCTCCAGCGTCATCGGCACGCCCTCGGCCGTCCCCGAGGAGTCGCCGAAGCTGGAGCGGATGTCGCTGCGCACGATGCCGCTCTCCTCGAGCACGTCCGGGCCGTTCGACCCGTCCCCGGGGTACGGCCCGGCGGTCTCGTCGGGGATCTCGCCGGTCGCGGAGGTGCTTGCGGTGGCGCTGGGCGTGCTGCCGGTCGTCGCGCTCGCGGAGGAGGCGGCGGACGACGTGCCGCAGGCCGCGAGCCCCAGCCCCAGCGCGCCGAGGCCGAACGCGCGCAGCGCCTGCCTCCGCCCGAGCAGGGTCCCGATGTCGAACCCGAGGCCCTGGTCCACGACCTCCTCGTCCGGTCGCGGCAGCACACGGCCCTCGTAGGTCGGTGTCGATGTCTGGCGCTGGGTCACGGCGGCCCCCTCGTGGTCGGTCCTTGGTGACACCACCTTCTGCGCCCAGCCCGGCACGGCTCTGTCACGAGGCTGTGGGTCGGCTGTGACGCGCTGAGCAGACGCTAAGAGCCGTCGGACCAGGCGTACCAGCCGTCGCCGAGCGGCCGCCACCAGGACAGCGAGAGGTAGCCCTCGTCCGCCAGCCGCTGCAGCCCGCCCTCGGGCAGGTAGGCGAACCCGGCCCGTCCCGTGCCCCCGTCGCCGGTCGCCTCGTCCATCAGCACGCCGCCCGGGACCGGCTCGAGCGAGGTGATCGTGTACGTCCCCAGCCGCAGCGGGGTGGGCTCGCCGTTGCCGCTGGCGAGCACCCGGCGCGCGGCGGCGTCGAGCTCCCCCCGGCCCAGCTCCCACCGCGCGCGCAGCGGCCCGTCCGCGACGGCGAGGCCGAGCACGAGGGCGCCGGCCACCGGCGCGACGAGGAACCACCAGGACCACGGCGCGCGGAGCACGCGGTTCGCGACGAGCCGCCCGGCCCAGACGAGGGCGCCGGCGGCCAGGCCGAGGACGCCGACGAGCCACCACGCCGTGTGCCGACCCGGGTACGAGCCCGACCACAGGTAGGCCGCGGCCGGCAGGACGAGCAGGGCGTGGAACGGCCAGCGGGGGACCGTGCCCCGCTCCTGCTCGCGCCGGGGGCGCGTCACGCCGCGCACGCCCTCGTGTCCACCGCCTTCGTGGCGGCGCGCGCCCCGTCGGCGACCGGCGAGAGCTCGGCGACGGTGAGGGCGTACCCGGTCTCGGCGTCGTCGACGGACTTGGCGAACACCATGCCGATCACGCCTCCGGACGGGGACAGCAGCGGGCCGCCCGAGTTGCCCGGCTGGATGCGGGCGTACAGCGAGAGCACCTCGCGGCTGACGGTCCGGGTGTTGTAGATGTTCGGCCCGCGGGCCTGGATGACCTCGCGCACGCGGGCGGCGTCGAGCCGGAACGGCCCGCCGCGCGGGAAACCGGCGACCACTCCGGAGTCGCCGCGCCCCGCGCCGTCCACCAGCGGCAGCGCCTTCGCCTCGAGGTCGGGGACGTAGAGGACGGCGACGTCGCGGGTGAAGTCGAAGGCGACGACGCGCGCCTTGTAGACCTCGCCGACGCCGCCGACCTGCACGGTCGGCTGCGTCACGCCGGCGACGACGTGCGCGTTGGTGAGCACGTGGTGCTGGGCGTAGACGAACCCGCTGCCCTCGATGCGCCGGTCGCAGTCCTTGGAGGAGCCACTGACCTGCACGATGCTGCGGCGGGCGGCGGCGATGCCGCGGGTCTGCACGACGCCCGCGTCGGGCGGCTCCACCGGCAGGATCCGCTCGGGAGCGAGGCCGCCGAAGACCTGCGGGAAGGACCCGTCGTCGAGCAGCGTGCGGAACGAGGAGAAGAAGTGCTGGCTCGTGTCGGGCATCGCCGAGTCGACCGCGCGCAGCACGTGCGACTCCCCGACCGCCTTGGACAGCCGCGGCAGCTCGGCCCCGCGGACGGCCGTGCCGAGGAACCACGTCACGACGAGCAGCCCCAGCACGCTCAGCAGCGCGCCCAGCGCTGAGTCGACGAGCCGGGCCGGGCCCCAGACGAGGAGGCGGCGCAGCCGCCCCCCGACGCCGGTGAGCAGCAGCTGCCCGAGCACGGCGGCGACCACCACCACCGAGGCCGCGGCGAGCACCTGCCCCGGCCCGGGGCTCCAGTCACCCACGACCCGCGGGGTGAACACCATCGCGGCGACACCACCGCCGAGGAAGCCGACGAACCCGAGCACGGCGACGAGGAAGCCCTGGCGGAAGCCGGACAACGCGAACGAGACGATCGCGACCACCAGCGCGATGTCGAGGATCACGCCCCGTCGCCCCCGCTCGGCCCGCCGTCCGGCACCGGGACCTCCGTGGGCGGCAGCGTGGTCGAGATGTCCAGGGGCTCGGCCGTCTGGTCCCACGGGCGGTCCCAGCCGGCGAGGCGCAGCACCGAGGCGAGCAGGCTGCCCGTGAACCCCCAGACGAGCAGCCCGCGGACGCGGAACGCAGGCCCGACGAAGCCGCTGGACGGGTGCAGCACGCGGAGCCGGTTGGCCGGGTCGACGAGCTCGGCGACGGGCACGCGGTGGACCGACGCCACCTCCGCGGGATCGCCCGGGGCCACCGCGCTGGGCGTACGCCACCAGCCGAGCACCGGCGTCACGAGGTAGCCGCTCGGCGGCAGGAAGAGCGCGGGCAGCTCCCCGAGCACCGCGACGCCGCGCGGGTCCAGCCCGGTCTCCTCGGCGGCCTCGCGCAGCGCGGCCTCGACCGGCCCGGCGTCCTCCTCGTCGAGGCTGCCGCCGGGGAAGGCGACCTGGCCGGGGTGGTGGCGCAGCCCCTCGGCCCGCTGCAGCAGCAGGACGTCGACGCCGTCGGGCCCGCCGCCGAACAGCAGCAGCACCGCCGAGGCCCGGCCGCCCTCGGCCGGGACGGGGTGGCGGCTGAAGTCCTCGCGACGGCCGCCGCGCACGACGCGCGACAGCGGGGCGAGCGCCTCCGGCAGGTCGGAGGCGTCCGAGCTCACGCGAGCGTCCCGAGCGGGGACACGTCCTCGGAGTGCGCGCCGGCGGGCGCCTCGAGCTGCGCAGGCGGCACGTCCTTGACCAGCTTGCGCGCCTTCTCCGGGTCGGTCTCGCCGGTGCCGTACGCCGGGCAGAGCCGGGCGACCGGGCAGGCGCCGCACGCGGGCTTGCGGGCATGGCACGTGCGCCGGCCGTGGAAGATCAGCCGGTGGCTGAGCATCGTCCAGTCGCGCTTGTCGAACAGCGAGCCCACCTCGTGCTCGACCTGGACCGGGTCCTCGGAGGCGGTCCAGCCGAAGCGCCGGGACAGCCGGCCGAAGTGTGTGTCGACCGTGATCCCCGGGATGCCGAAGGCGTTGCCCAGCACGACGTTCGCGGTCTTGCGCCCGACGCCGGGCAGGGTGACGAGGTCCTCGAGCCGGTTGGGCACCTCGCCGTCGAAGCGCTCGACGAGCGCCTGGCCGAGCCCGATGACCGACTGCGTCTTGGCCCGGAAGAAGCCGGTCGGCTGCAGGATCGTCTCGAGGTCCTCGCGGTCGCCCGACGCGAAGTCGGTCGCCGTGCGGTACT encodes:
- a CDS encoding VWA domain-containing protein; amino-acid sequence: MAVPLEKVPPGLVDLTERAAGSLDKHRLAGHRARVVLAVDHSGSMRPLYRSGRVQALAERVLALATRLDDDGAIDVVLFGTEAWRAGALTLADYRGGIDRMTAGHRLGRTNYAGAMHLVRDIAGAGDPFADPSGAYAVPTLCLFLTDGAPDSRTAATAQLVAASAEGVFFAFLGVTASPEDAKPARFDYLRRLDTSVPGRLVDNASFVEADDVDALDDDTLYDAILHEYPTWLPPARAHGLVR
- a CDS encoding formylglycine-generating enzyme family protein; the encoded protein is MARIAGGEFLMGGDDPDQFPADGEGPVRAVRLSAYLIDTTAVTNAQYATFVKATGYVTDAERYGWSFVFHLLLGPDAAPHVMDGSVPSAPWWRAVRGASWRSPEGPGSDVSSRQSHPVTHVSWHDAAAYAAWAGKRLPTEAEWEMAARGGLEQARFPWGGELTPRGQHRCNIWQGTFPTVNTQEDGYVGTAPVKAYRPNAYGLYNTSGNVWEWCSDRWSTSWHAEEREETRVDPEGPPTGEARVVRGGSYLCHASYCNRYRVAARTSNTPDSTTGHMGFRCAADVTA
- a CDS encoding intradiol ring-cleavage dioxygenase encodes the protein MTQRQTSTPTYEGRVLPRPDEEVVDQGLGFDIGTLLGRRQALRAFGLGALGLGLAACGTSSAASSASATTGSTPSATASTSATGEIPDETAGPYPGDGSNGPDVLEESGIVRSDIRSSFGDSSGTAEGVPMTLELTVADLANGGSPFEGVAVYVWHCTREGGYSMYSDGVTDQNFLRGVQIADSAGTVRFTSVFPACYDGRWPHIHFEVYPDADSITDVANVIATSQVALPRSTCETVYAQPGYEASVTNLAKVSLDSDNVFGDDGGALQLATVTGDVSAGLTVSLPVRVDTRTTPTGGGQPPSGGGAPGGMGGQPPSGGRPAAGG
- a CDS encoding DUF6069 family protein; the protein is MATTTAPAYTPSLPRGQRLPFLLQALAATLVASAATMTVAATGKAAGVSLDVSGAPIPVSGFAVLTAICSAIGLVLAAVLARWAARPRRTFVRATVALTALSLVPDLVADAAWPTRALLMLTHLVAAAVVIPTVAARLRA
- a CDS encoding MarP family serine protease, which translates into the protein MILDIALVVAIVSFALSGFRQGFLVAVLGFVGFLGGGVAAMVFTPRVVGDWSPGPGQVLAAASVVVVAAVLGQLLLTGVGGRLRRLLVWGPARLVDSALGALLSVLGLLVVTWFLGTAVRGAELPRLSKAVGESHVLRAVDSAMPDTSQHFFSSFRTLLDDGSFPQVFGGLAPERILPVEPPDAGVVQTRGIAAARRSIVQVSGSSKDCDRRIEGSGFVYAQHHVLTNAHVVAGVTQPTVQVGGVGEVYKARVVAFDFTRDVAVLYVPDLEAKALPLVDGAGRGDSGVVAGFPRGGPFRLDAARVREVIQARGPNIYNTRTVSREVLSLYARIQPGNSGGPLLSPSGGVIGMVFAKSVDDAETGYALTVAELSPVADGARAATKAVDTRACAA
- the nth gene encoding endonuclease III codes for the protein MPPRSRSARASTPATGPAAPPTGEPPTGESRTALVRRARRINRVLAERYPDAHCELDFTNPLELLVATVLSAQTTDVRVNSVTPRLFAKYRTATDFASGDREDLETILQPTGFFRAKTQSVIGLGQALVERFDGEVPNRLEDLVTLPGVGRKTANVVLGNAFGIPGITVDTHFGRLSRRFGWTASEDPVQVEHEVGSLFDKRDWTMLSHRLIFHGRRTCHARKPACGACPVARLCPAYGTGETDPEKARKLVKDVPPAQLEAPAGAHSEDVSPLGTLA
- a CDS encoding MauE/DoxX family redox-associated membrane protein, with the translated sequence MSVPPTPSAPALPTPPSTSSRLRPALEWCAVPARLLLAGVLGYAAVTKIGDPAATVRAVRAYDLLPGWLETLVGRGLPAFELVLALLLLTGVALRLAASVTAGLLVVFLIGIVSAAARGLEIDCGCFGGGGPTEDPAYTAEIVRDSLLLALAVGLAALGTSRLAPRPRAPQPPAATETGSSRTAARRAQAEKARYASALDAHRSRLRLVSLGAAVALLAAPLAAIAVAEATEPAPPVVVPAAATASGGIAVGSASAPRTLVVFEDPQCPYCGELERGESADAIAAAVEAGSVRVEYRLRSFLGDESVRAVAALAAASDEGKFPEFHRALYEHQPEERTGGYTVEDLLEIGRGVGLTGDSFEQAVRSQKYAPWARQVDEQASKDGNTSTPQLRLDGSVVDADTMFDAGALRTLLG
- a CDS encoding NUDIX hydrolase, which codes for MSSDASDLPEALAPLSRVVRGGRREDFSRHPVPAEGGRASAVLLLFGGGPDGVDVLLLQRAEGLRHHPGQVAFPGGSLDEEDAGPVEAALREAAEETGLDPRGVAVLGELPALFLPPSGYLVTPVLGWWRTPSAVAPGDPAEVASVHRVPVAELVDPANRLRVLHPSSGFVGPAFRVRGLLVWGFTGSLLASVLRLAGWDRPWDQTAEPLDISTTLPPTEVPVPDGGPSGGDGA